A genomic region of Castor canadensis chromosome 16, mCasCan1.hap1v2, whole genome shotgun sequence contains the following coding sequences:
- the Peg3 gene encoding paternally-expressed gene 3 protein isoform X2, producing MYHPEDDTNSDMTSDDDMSRSGRETPPPRSVSSFSSDRDREREWDRRGRSRNAEPRDRWSYTRNPRSRLPQRDLSLPVMARASFQMGREDNRDSMDYESRSQDAESYRNVTGLNEDKKSQNPIQDNMENYRKLLSLGVQLAEDDRHSHMTQGHSSRSKRTVYPSTSRSFKAMPEAKKSAHRRGICEDESSHGVIMEKFIKDVSRSSRSGRARESNDRPPRFPRVSNDNWKDGSLNKRESVIQERGCEGNAFRGGFRFNSNLVSRKRVLERKRRYHFGTDGQGSSHDHKGCVRKKPFECGSEMRKAMSMSSLSSLGSPSFSESQPVDFEAMPYVCDECGRSFGVISEFVEHQIMHTRENLYEYGESFIHSVAVSEVQKSQAGGKRFECKECGETFNKSSALAEHRRSHAREHPAECKDQDSEETFMPSPTFSELQKMYGKDKFYECRVCKETFLHSSALIEHQKIHGRGNFSDNKDNENEREHRETFMPSSALNEFQKMYGKDKMYECKVCGETFLHSSSLKEHQKIHTRGKPFENKNKVCEETFIPGQSLKKRQKTYTKEKLFDFKDGRDVFMRSSDLSEHQRIQSRKNFFEGRGYEKSVIHNMPFTESQKSHTITRPPENEEDEKAFTISTNPDETQKFSSMGNVYEGKPYEKSVSHSLGSEEAQKSHSAVGLSKPKVLAESTIQSSDVLNDRKVHSRGNTYEGKEYKGSIIHRLAATRPLKRHHGNEQAGYDEMGESSIYISDLNNKRQKILTRENPYEGGKNNNYKNSIMPSVSHEPQRSLAGEGSGELKQDGIFSVPNSNVREHQKARAKKKYIEHRGNDTSVIHSLPFGELQTIYPREKLYECQECGESFACRSDLTEHQKIHDREKPSGSRHYERSVICSLAPTDPQTSYAQEQYAEEQARNKSREFGQCSASSNNLSAHQNICTQEKSRGEEIHGEEIHGKETHVQEIHGEETHGQETHSQEIHGEETHRQEIHGEETHGQEIHGEETHGQEIHGEETHGQETRGKETHGQETCGEETRGQETGEDTISQGSGFDESQKDDPDDTIYECQDCGLGFVDLTDLTGHQNVHSRKCLVDSREYTHSEVHTHSISEYQKDYTGEQLYECPKCGESFIHSSFLFEHQRVHEQDQLYSMKGCDDGFICLLPVKPRRNRAAERNPAVAGSAIRCLQCGQGFIHSSALNEHMRHHRDDEYLEQNEMAEEIFIQTLALTEFQGSETEEKLFECTICGECFFTAKELGDHHTKVHKDEPYEYGPSFTHTSFLTEPLRRPVPFYECRDCGQAFIHDSVLTKHTVFDPEDEEEEEEEAAAAAQEVEANVLIPQEVLQIQGSNVEAAEPEVEAAEPEVEAAEPEVEAAEPNGEAEGPEGEAAEPNGEAEQPNGEAEQPNGDADEPDGAGIEDPEERAEEPEDKAEEPEGDADEPDGAGIEDPEEEGEDQEIEVEEPYYDCHECTETFASSAAFGEHLKTHASVIIFEPADAPGECSGYIERASTSAEGADQADEKYFKCDVCGQLFNDRLSLARHQNTHTG from the exons GATGCTGAATCATACCGGAATGTCACAGGCCTCAACGAGGATAAGAAATCTCAGAACCCAATCCAAGACAACATGGAGAACTACAGGAAGCTGCTCTCACTGG GGGTGCAGCTTGCTGAAGATGACCGCCACTCCCACATGACACAAGGCCACTCATCAAGATCCAAAAGAACTGTCTACCCAAGCACCAGTCGAA GTTTTAAAGCTATGCCTGAAGCCAAAAAATCAGCCCATCGGCGCGGAATTTGTGAAGATGAATCTTCACATGGAGTGATCATGGAAAAATTCATCAAGGATGTGTCACGTAGCTCCAGATCTGGAAGAGCAAGGGAGTCAAATGATCGGCCGCCAAGGTTCCCCAGAGTGTCAAATGATAATTGGAAGGACGGTTCATTAAATAAGAGGGAGTCAGTGATCCAGGAGAGGGGTTGTGAAGGGAATGCATTTAGGGGAGGCTTCAGGTTCAACTCGAACCTTGTTTCCAGAAAGAGAGTTCTGGAAAGGAAAAGGCGCTATCATTTCGGTACAGACGGGCAGGGCTCGAGTCATGATCATAAAGGCTGTGTCAGAAAGAAGCCCTTTGAATGTGGTAGTGAGATGAGAAAAGCCATGAGCATGAGCAGCCTGAGCAGCCTTggctccccttccttctctgagTCACAGCCAGTTGATTTTGAGGCAATGCCTTATGTGTGTGATGAATGTGGGAGGTCATTCGGTGTCATCTCAGAATTTGTTGAGCACCAAATCATGCATACTAGAGAGAACCTATATGAGTATGGTGAGTCCTTTATTCACAGTGTGGCCGTCAGTGAGGTTCAGAAAAGTCAGGCTGGAGGGAAACGCTTTGAGTGTAAAGAATGTGGGGAAACCTTTAATAAGAGCTCTGCCCTTGCTGAGCATCGAAGAAGTCATGCTAGAGAGCATCCTGCAGAATGTAAGGATCAGGACAGTGAGGAGACCTTCATGCCTAGCCCAACTTTCAGTGAGCTTCAAAAGATGTATGGCAAAGACAAATTCTATGAGTGCAGGGTGTGTAAGGAAACCTTCCTTCATAGTTCTGCCCTGATTGAGCACCAGAAAATCCATGGTAGAGGGAACTTTAGTGACAACAAAGATAATGAGAATGAGCGTGAGCACAGGGAAACTTTTATGCCTAGCTCAGCCCTTAATGAGTTTCAGAAAATGTATGGTAAAGATAAAATGTATGAATGTAAGGTGTGTGGGGAGACCTTCCTCCATAGCTCATCCCTGAAAGAACATCAGAAAATCCACACTAGAGGAAAACCATTTGAGAATAAGAATAAAGTGTGTGAGGAAACCTTTATTCCTGGTCAGTCCCTTAAAAAGCGTCAGAAAACCTACACTAAAGAGAAGCTTTTTGACTTTAAAGATGGCAGAGATGTGTTTATGCGAAGCTCAGACCTCAGTGAGCATCAGAGAATTCAATCTCGGAAGAACTTCTTTGAGGGTAGGGGATACGAGAAATCTGTTATTCATAACATGCCCTTCACTGAATCTCAGAAGAGTCACACCATAACAAGACCACCTGAAAATGAGGAGGATGAGAAGGCATTCACCATTAGCACTAACCCTGATGAAACCCAGAAATTTTCCTCTATGGGAAATGTCTACGAAGGGAAACCATATGAGAAATCTGTTAGTCACAGCTTAGGTTCTGAGGAAGCTCAGAAAAGTCACAGTGCAGTGGGGCTCAGTAAACCAAAAGTATTGGCAGAGTCTACCATTCAGAGCTCAGATGTTCTTAACGACCGGAAAGTCCATTCTAGAGGGAATACCTATGAAGGAAAGGAATACAAGGGTTCCATTATCCATCGCTTGGCTGCTACTAGACCTCTGAAACGTCACCATGGAAATGAACAGGCTGGATATGATGAGATGGGAGAATCCTCCATTTATATCTCAGACCTTAATAATAAGCGACAGAAGATTCTGACCAGGGAGAACCCTTACGAAGGGGGTAAGAATAACAACTACAAGAATTCCATTATGCCCAGTGTGTCCCATGAACCTCAAAGAAGTCTTGCTGGAGAGGGATCTGGTGAATTAAAGCAAGATGGCATATTTTCTGTTCCCAACTCAAATGTCCGTGAACACCAGAAGGCTCGTGCTAAAAAGAAGTACATTGAGCATAGGGGCAATGACACCTCTGTAATTCATTCCCTGCCTTTTGGGGAGCTGCAGACAATTTACCCTAGAGAGAAGCTGTATGAGTGTCAGGAGTGTGGGGAGTCCTTTGCTTGTAGATCTGACCTCACTGAGCACCAGAAGATTCATGATAGAGAAAAGCCATCTGGAAGTAGACATTATGAACGATCTGTCATTTGCAGCTTGGCCCCTACTGACCCTCAGACAAGTTATGCCCAAGAGCAATATGCTGAAGAACAAGCACGCAATAAATCTAGAGAGTTTGGACAATGCTCTGCTAGTAGCAACAACCTCAGTGCACATCAGAATATCTGTACCCAAGAGAAGTCCCGTGGTGAGGAGATCCATGGTGAGGAGATCCATGGTAAGGAGACCCACGTTCAGGAAATCCATGGTGAGGAGACCCATGGTCAGGAGACCCACAGTCAGGAAATCCATGGTGAGGAGACCCACCGTCAGGAAATCCATGGTGAGGAGACCCACGGTCAAGAAATCCATGGTGAGGAGACCCACGGTCAGGAAATCCATGGTGAGGAGACCCATGGCCAGGAGACCCGTGGCAAGGAGACCCATGGCCAGGAGACCTGTGGCGAGGAAACCCGTGGCCAGGAAACAGGTGAAGATACCATTAGTCAGGGCTCAGGCTTTGATGAGTCCCAAAAGGATGATCCTGATGATACAATCTATGAGTGTCAGGACTGTGGGCTGGGCTTTGTGGATCTCACAGACCTCACTGGCCATCAGAACGTCCACAGCAGGAAGTGTCTTGTTGATAGCCGTGAGTATACGCATTCTGAAGTTCACACCCATTCTATCAGTGAATATCAGAAAGACTATACTGGAGAGCAGCTCTATGAATGCCCAAAGTGTGGGGAGTCTTTTATTCATAGCTCATTCCTTTTTGAGCATCAGAGAGTCCATGAGCAAGACCAGTTGTATTCCATGAAGGGATGTGATGATGGTTTTATTTGCCTCTTGCCTGTGAAGCCCCGGAGGAATCGTGCTGCAGAGAGgaatcctgctgttgctggctcaGCCATCCGATGCCTTCAGTGTGGACAAGGCTTCATTCATAGTTCTGCCCTTAATGAGCACATGAGACACCACAGGGATGATGAGTACCTGGAGCAGAATGAGATGGCTGAAGAGATTTTCATTCAAACCTTGGCCCTCACTGAATTTCAGGGAAGTGAAACCGAAGAGAAACTCTTTGAATGCACGATATGTGGAGAgtgcttcttcacagcaaaagagCTTGGGGATCACCACACGAAGGTTCACAAAGATGAGCCTTATGAGTATGGGCCTTCCTTTACTCACACCTCATTTCTTACTGAGCCCCTGAGAAGGCCTGTGCCATTCTATGAGTGCAGAGATTGTGGGCAGGCCTTTATTCATGACTCAGTCCTCACTAAACATACAGTGTTCGATCctgaagatgaggaggaggaagaggaagaagcagcTGCTGCTGCCCAGGAGGTTGAAGCCAATGTCCTCATTCCACAGGAAGTTCTGCAGATTCAGGGATCAAATGTAGAAGCTGCCGAGCCAGAGGTCGAGGCAGCCGAGCCAGAAGTGGAGGCTGCAGAGCCAGAGGTAGAAGCTGCAGAGCCAAATGGAGAGGCTGAAGGGCCTGAAGGAGAGGCTGCTGAGCCAAATGGAGAGGCCGAGCAGCCAAATGGAGAGGCCGAGCAGCCAAATGGGGATGCTGATGAACCAGATGGTGCAGGGATTGAAGACCCAGAGGAAAGAGCAGAAGAGCCAGAAGACAAAGCTGAAGAGCCGGAGGGAGATGCGGATGAGCCTGATGGTGCAGGGATAGAAGACCCAGAAGAggaaggtgaagatcaggagaTTGAGGTTGAGGAACCCTACTATGACTGCCATGAATGCACAGAAACCTTTGCATCTAGCGCAGCATTTGGTGAGCACCTGAAAACCCATGCCAGTGTGATCATCTTTGAACCTGCAGATGCCCCTGGGGAGTGCTCTGGCTACATTGAACGTGCCAGTACCAGTGCAGAGGGCGCTGATCAAGCTGATGAGAAGTACTTCAAATGTGATGTCTGTGGGCAGCTCTTCAATGACCGCCTGTCCCTTGCTAGACACCAGAACACCCACACTGGCTGA